The Rufibacter sp. DG15C region GCTCTTGACCTTCTTTTTCTTGTTCTCCCATTCTGGGGAGCCCAGCTTGCTCATGCTAGGCGGCGTACCTTCCTTGCCGGTGTATTTAGTGATTTTGTGCAGCGAGTGAATACTCACGTACAGCAAATCATCATCTCTATAGACCAACCTAATGGCTTCCTGCAGCCTGCCGCCTACTTCAACCTTGTCCAACCCGGCAAACCGCCCGATGCCGTAGTCCATGTGCGTGACATAGTCCCCCGACTTTAAGGTTTTGAGTTCTTTAAGCGTAAGCGCTTTTGACTTGGAATAGCCTTCTTTGGTTTTGTGCTTGTAATAGCGCTCAAACAGTTGGTGGTCTGTGTAGGCGACCAATTTTACTTGGTCGTCTACGAAGCCTTCGCGCAGGGCCAGCATCATGTGGTGGAACCGCACGTCATGGTCCAGTTCGTCAAAAATGGTGAGCAAGCGGTCTGCCTGGCGCGGCGACTCAGAGGCGATGACGTTCACGTAGCCGTTGCTCTGGTTCTCATGCAGGTTGGCCGCCAAGCGCTGAAAATCCTTGTTAAAGGAAGGCTGTGGGTGCGCTTGAAACTGGACCACTTCGGCGTTCTTAAAGTTGAAGCGCTTGCCAAACTCCACTAAAGTGAATTTCTCCAGGCCTTTCTTAAACGCTTTTCCGCTTTCAAACAGGTCTGCGGGTTTGGAGACTATCTGCACGCCGGCGCTGTGCTCCAGCATCTCCTGGAACGCCTGCTCAGCTTTCTCATAAGACTCGCTTACCACCTCCACGGTTTGGCGGTAGTCCTTCACCCAGATTTTGCTGTCTTCGGGGATGAAGTCCAAGAACGACTCGCGGGTCTCTTGCAGCAGTTTGGTCTGCACGTTGGGGATGATGCTAATCTGCTTCTTCTGCTCTACAGAAAGCTGGGTGTTGGGGTCAAAGGTCCTGATGGATTCAATCTCATCGCCAAATAACTCCAAGCGGTAGGGTAACTCGTTGGCATACGAGTAGACGTCTATGATGCCGCCGCGCACGGCAAACTGGCCGGCCTCATACACAAAATCGGTGCGCTCAAAGTCATAGCTGTTCAGGACCTCAGTGAGGAAATTGACGTCCAGCTTTTCGCCTACCTTGGCGCCCAGCGTGTTTGCCACCAGGGATTTCTTATTGATGACCTTCTCCGTGAGGGCCTCTGGATACGTCACAATCAAAGCCCCGGCCCCGGCGCGGTCGTTGAGGCGGTTAAGGACCTCGGCTCTTAATAAAATGTTGGCATTCTCGGTGCTGTCAAACTGGTAAGCCCGCTTATATGAGCTGGGGAACAGCAATACCTCTTGGGTGTCTTCTAAGAGGCTAGAAAGGTCACTGTAAAAATAAGCGGCCTCTTCGCGGTCATGCAGGATGAACAGGTGGGTGCGCGGCTGCATGGTTTGCAGGGTAGAAGCCACTACGGCATCCAAACTGCCTACCAGACCTTTCAACTGCACATGGGTAGGCTCTGCCACAGACAAACGCTGGGCCACGGTCTGCACGACGGGGTCCTGGCGGTATAGCTCTAAAAATTGAGTTGCTTTCAAGGGGATATTCTTTCCTGAGATAGTAGGGCAAAGCTAGCCATTCTTGCCGGTTACTGGAAACGCAGCAAACTAGCCAAAGTTGTTTGGGTAAATGAATTAATGAGAGTAGAATCAAAGGTACTCTTGAAGAATTGGGAAGTTGACCTTGACAAACGTCAAAGTGCGTTTTTGGCCTCTTTACCAGAAAAGAGGCCAAAAACGCACTGCTATCAACAATTCTTCTTTACAATCTGCCCATGCCCGGCGTGAACCTATTCCTGATCCTTCAGCTTGCCCTCCATTTTCTGCTTGAACTTCTCCAGTTTAGGCTTGGAGACGGCGCGCATGTAAGGGTTGTCTGGGTTGGTTTTGTAGAAATCCTGGTGGTAGTCTTCGGCTACGTAGAATTCTTTTAGCGGCTCTACCTGCGTGACAATAGGAGCCTGGAAGGCACGGGCGCTGTTGAGTTTGGCAATGTAGGCGTCAATCTGGGCTTTCTCCTCGGGTGTTTTATAGAAGATGGCGGAGCGGTACTGGGTTCCTACATCGGGGCCCTGGCGGTTGAGGGTGGTAGGGTCGTGCGCCGCGAAGAAGGCTTCCAGCAACGTCTGGTAGCTAATCACCTTGGGATCATAGTGAATCTGGACGGCTTCGGCGTGGCCGGTCATGCCCGTAGTCACTTGCTCATAGGTGGGATTCTTGACGGTGCCGCCGGTGTAGCCAGAAACTACCTCGTGCACGCCTTTGAGTTTTTCAGCGGATTCCTCGGTGCACCAAAAACAGCCACCCGCAAACGTGGCCACGGCCAAGCCTTCTTTGTTAATAGGAGCAGAGGCGGTGGTTTTTTTGGTGGAAGTCTGCTTCTTGTTTTGGCTCTGGGCACAGGACGTGAAGCCCAGCAATAGTATAAGAGAGAAGAATAAATGTCTCATAAGTAAAGGCGATTTGGTGCCTATTCTATAACCGGTTGGGGCGGGCAATAGTTTCTAAATATGAGGCAGACGTCCAATCCTTTTCAATCCGTTTTTGGCCTGATTTCCTGGAAACAGGCCAAAAACGAAGTCTTAGTAAGAAGCGTCGTGTTGCTGGTTCTGCTGATAGATTTTCCAGGCGAAGAGTCCCACGCCGGCCGCTATCAAGGCGTAGGTTAGCCAGGTGAGCCAGCCACCAGAATCTCGACGCAACACATCCTCGGCGGTTAAAAAGCTTTTGTTGATTTTGGGCGCTGATAAACTGTAAATGCGTCGGTTGCCTTCGTTCTTCACAGGGTCTTCCTTGGCATTGTATTCCACCCGGAGGCGTTCGCCAATCTTAGCCTGCGCTTTAAAGGCGGCCGTGTCAAAACGTGCTATTTCATGCTTGGGCAACACAAAACGCTCAGTGAGTTCTTGCAACCAGATGCCGTAGTCCAGATCTCCTTTCTCGGTTTTCTTGAAAGAGTAATTGCTAAGGGTGCCTTCAATGGCGGTGAGGTCTTTGGGATTCTGTACCACTTGCGTGCCGTATTGTAAGCCTAATAGTATTAGACCAATCACCAAGAGAATGGTGGCTGGCAAGAACTGCCTTGACACGGTAAGCGGGGTGTTGAGAATGCCAATCTTTTTTCTGGGTGGTCTAGCCATGAATGTTTCTGTTAAATGCCAAAGATAAGAACGCGTTGGACTGTTAGAAAGTGCCTGCGCCCTGCCTATCTCACAATCTCCACCCAGCCTTTGGCGGTGTTGCCGGCGGTGTCTTTGAGAAGGTAAAAATACGTGCCCTCAGAAAGGTTGTCACCGGTCCAGTTCTGCTGATAGTCTTTGTTTTCATAGACTTGTTTGCCCCAGCGGTTGTACACGTTCAAAGACGTGGGCAGGCAGCTAAACCGCTGCACAAACGTGTCATTCACGCCGTCTGCGTTGGGCGTAAAAATGTTAGGCATCATGCCATTGACCACTATGATTTTGCCCAATTCGCGCTGTTCCTGGCAGCCATTGCCATAGAATACCGTGAGCTTGACGGTATAGGTGCCGGGCTGCAGGTAGGTGTGGGTAGGAAGCTTGTCAGTAGACGTGCCGCCGTCCCCAAATTCCCAGAGGTAAGTAGTGGCGCCGGTGGTGGTATTGGCAAAGACCGCATTGAAAGGCGCATACCCCGAGATGGCTGGATCATTCTGGCAGTCATTGGCCAAATCGGCTTGGATAACAGGCACCGGCGAAACGGAAATTTTCTGCGTAGCAGCGGCTACGCAGCCTCCCTGGATGGTATACGTCACCTGCGTGGAGCCGGTAAAGGCGGGAGGCGGCGTGAACACACCTGCGGGCGTAACGTATTTGCCGGTCCAGTTTCCGCCGGCAGGCGTAGCCGTTAACTGAATGGGCGTCACGCTGCCCGGACAGATGACAGGGTCTTTGCCGAGTTGTATTATGGGCGCTGGCAGTACTTGTATAGTCCTGGTCACGGTGCCGCAAAAGCCATTGGCGCCAGTGCTGGTGTACGTGATGATATGGTACCCCACGCCCGCCGTCAAGGGAGAGAAGGTAGACCTTACGGCGCCGTCTACAGTAAACGTGCCGCCCGCCGGGCTCCCTTGCAAGGTGATGGTTTCCCCGTTCAAGCACATACTGGAGGGTATATCCAAGGTGTGAGGCACAGAGGCTGCTACTTTCATGACCATGGTGTTGGTCTTCACGCAGAGGTTAGTCCCCGCAATGGTGGTGGTGTACGTGAGGATGTTGTCTCCGGTGAGGTTGATGTTGGGCGTAAAGTAATATTGCCCTGCCACCAATGAGACGCCCGGCCCAGTCCAGAAACCACCTGCCGGAAGTCCCTGCAACAACACGGGCGCATCTGCAGAGCACACCTGCCGGTCTGCCCCGGCGTTAGCCGAAGTCTGGAAGTCAAACTTAAAGGAGGCGTTGTTGCAGTTGGAGCTTTTGTTCAAGGCGCTGTACGTGTGCGCGCCCGGCGGTACCGGGAAATCACTGTAGCCGCCGCAACCACCGCAGACCGCTTGGTAGACAATGCCGCGGTTGTCAAAGCGGCTGGTGCCGCCGTCAACGTGTTCATTGGCAAATATGCCTCCGTAAAACGTGGCGTAGACCAAATCTTTGGCGTTAGGCGACAATTGCATCAGGTAAAAGTCACTGCCGTCTGTGGTAGGTTGAATGGCATCTGGCGTGGTGGGTAAACCAAACGTTCTACCATTACCATAGCCCGCATTGGTCACGCCGCCCCAACCGCAGATAAAAATGCGTTCGCACTCGTCCACTAAAAACGCAGTGGGTGAAATGTCTATCAAAGCGCCGCCGGTCCCAAAAACTGTGGAGAGCAACGTGGTGTTAAGGTTGTTGTTGAGCTTGTGAATGAACTGCTTGCCGTTGGGTACGGTGTAGACATTGGCCGTGACAGGGTAATTGCCAGCCGTCTGCCCAAACAGATACACGTTCTCTTCAAAGTCTAGCTGTAAAAAATAGCTTTGGTCATAAGAAGACGTGCCTATAAAAGTGCCCGCCAGAATCTTGTCTCCTGCATTGGCAATCTTCACCACAAAGCCGTCTACTGAGCCGCTATTGGTGGGATGCAAGCCAGTGGCCGTGCCGGGTAAGGTAGTGCTGGTGGTGCCGCCTGCCACGTACACGTTTTTATTCTTGTCTAACTGGATGGAATAAGCCGCGTCTGTACCCTCGCCTCCATAAAAATTGGCCCAGAGCAGTTGGCTTAAGTTGGGCGAAAGCTTGCAGATGACCGCGTCATTGGTGCCGCCAAAGTACTGGTTCCGGAAGCCGTTCCTGGCCGGGAAATCGCTGGAGAAGGTGCTGGATGCGATGTACACGTTGCCTTCTGCGTCTGTGATGATGTCGCCGCGGTGCTGGTCTCCGTAGTTTTGCACCAACTCATTGCCATTGGGCCCGAAGGGATTCAGCAAACCGTCATTTTCTGTGCCGCCCAAAAACGTGGAGGCCACCAAGGTGCTGCCGTTGGAGCTTAACGTGGTGATGGCAATGTCTGAGCCTAGCTGGTAGTTGGGGTTGGCGCCGCTGCCCAAGGGTTTAATACGGGGGCCACCGTTAAAGCTCCGGTCAAAGGCGCTGGCAGACGTAGGAAAATCATTGGAGCCCACACTAGAAAGAATCAAGAGCTCATCGTTGGCGTTGACTACCATGCTGTGAGGCACATCGGCTTTGCGGCCACCCAAATACGTAGCGTACAACCTAGCGGCTGGGCCTGAGACTTCTGTGTTGTATTTGATGATGGCAATGTCTACGCTGTCTGCATAGTTCACCTGAAACGCCCCCGGCGACACCGGATAGCCTGTCTTGAACGCAATGCCCCCAGAGTACATGTGGCCCTGGCTGTCATAGGTGGCGGTAAATCCCCAGTTGTCGGCGGTAGAGCCAGTAAAGGAGGAGAAAATCACCACCGGGTCAATCACCAAGGGGAGCTTCTGGTTATAACCCTCCGGGAACTGGAAGGAAACCGTGTTCTCCTTTAACACAAACGCACAGGGTACGTCTTGGCGCTGGCCATTGACTAGTTGATAAGCTACAGGTTTCTGCTCGGTTACATCTCCTACGGTGGTAGAGATCACCAAATTGCCGTCCTGGAGTTTGACCTGCGAAGCGCCGCTATATTTCATCTTTATCTTATTAGCCGAGGCACCCGCCGCCAGATAGAAGTCATATTTAAGCTTTCCGCCTTTTTCATACAAGGCCAGGTCAATGCCTTGGTATAGGTTCTGGTAGTCTACCTTCCTGAATCCCTGGGCCGCTTTTCCCCATCTAGAAGGGTCATTGCCTGTAAAGTAGTTTCGGGTGCCGGGCGTAGGGTCTTGGCCATTAACCTGTGGTCCTGTTTTGGCGCCTTCAAACGTGACCGTGTACGAATGGCCTTTTACTTGTTCCTCCTCGTCAGAAAGAGGTTCAGGTGCTTTTTTAGTGGTCTTTTTTGCCTTGTCGGCATGGCCGTGGCCTAGGGTTTTGGCGTCATAGAGCGTGTACACAAAGCCGGTGTTCTGTAAAAAGAGTCGGCCGCCCGGTACTTCCGCTGAAAACTGTACCTGCTTGGGCCATTGGCCTTTGTTTTCCACAAACTCCAGAGAACGGTTGTCTGTGTTGGGTGCGTCGGGTTGAACGGCAAAGGGAACCGGAGGCGTGGTAGGCGAAGGAGAAGGTGCCCAAGCAAGCGTCTGCCAGAATAAATTGAAAATGGATAGGAGGGAGAACAGTTGCATAGCCAGAATAAGGTCTGGCTAAAATAATCTAATTTGAGGATATTCTTAGAATTTTTTGTCTTCGTTTTTGGCCTGTTTTCTATAAAACAGGCCAAAAACGAAGACCTTATATAACAGGCCTTACCAGCCCATTCTGGTTTTCAAGGTAGTGATGTGCGCCAAATGGTGCCGGCTATGCCAATCGTACATGCCCACCGTCTGGAACAGAAACATCTCGCCGCCTTCTGGGTGCACAAACGTGCGGTGCCACTGCGGGAAGGTCATGGAGCGCAACAGCAACACCCACCGCTGGTGCAGGGCATCTAGCAACTGCAGGGAGCTTTGGATGGGTGCGGTCTGCGCGTCTGGCAGTTGGGCCCAGCCGTTTTCATCATAAGGTTTTATGACGGGGCGCTCCTCGGTTAAAGCCAGCCTGAAACGCGTGTAGCTGTTCATGTGGCTGTCTGGCAGGTGGTGCACCACTTGTCTGATTGTCCAGCCGCCTGGGCGGTAGGGCGTATCTAACTGTTCATCTGTGAGGCCTTCTACAGCGGCGCGCAGCTGGGCCGGCAGGTCAGCGATGACGTCAATGGATTTCTGGGTGAGCGCAGTCTGGTACACAGACGGGTATTCAAACCGACCGACAGGGAAACGGAGTTGTTCAAGAGAAAGGGTAGTTGTTTCCATACACGCAAAGCTTAAGAGTTTATCAAATTTACCAAAATACCACTAGCTCCCCTATGCCCCAAGCTTATATTTATGTGCGTATTTCTACTGATTTTTAGAGGTAGGTGCCTTGGTTGGGAGAAGATTCTGATAACCAATCCACTGCCTTGTTGGTTAAAGTGAAGAGGCCGTTTTTAGGCTCTTTTCCAGAAAACAGGCCAAAAACGATTCCCTAGCCCTATGCCAGAACTACCCGAAGTAGAGACCTACAGAAGATTCATTGAGGAGACCAGCCTGCACCAATCCATTGCCGAAGTAGACGTGCAGGACCCTAGACGCCAGCTGCAGGTAGACTTGGACGAGTTCAGAAAGGCGTTGATAGGGCACGCCTTTACGGGTACGCACCGGCTAGGCAAGCAGCTTTTTCTGTTCACTGATCACGGAGCGGTGGTGACCATGCACTTCGGGATGACCGGTGATGTGGCGTATTATAAGGACGAGGCCGAGACACCCCGTTTTGCCAGAGCGGTATTCATCTTTCAGAATGGGTTCAGGTTTGCGTTCATAGACTCCCGAAAATTTGGCAGGATTGGTTTGACTTCTAGTGTAGAGGCGTTCCAGAGACAGAAGAAACTAGGACCAGATGCCTTGACCATCACCGCAGAGGAGCTTGCCAAAGGGTTGGCCAAGAAGAAAGGAGTACTCAAATCCCTGCTCTTGGACCAGCGCATTACACCCGGCGTAGGCAACTGGATAGCCGATGAGGTTTTGTTTCAGGCCAAACTGCACCCAGAAAGAAGGGCTGATACCCTCACTTCAGAAGAGATAAACCGCTTGGCCGCTGCCATTAGGAGTGTACTAGAAACCGCCGTAAGCGCAGAGGCCATTTACCGCGACTTCCCCGTACATTACCTTATCCACGCGCGTGAATGGGATGAACGTCCTTCGGGCGGAGCCCAAGATGCGCATTTGCACTGCCCGCATTGCCAGACCAAGATTGAGAAGGAGTATGTGGGCGGCCGGGCTACCTACTTCTGCCCGAGGTGCCAGCAACTGTAGTCATCCATTAAGTAACGCCGTGGTACATCAAAAACAAATGAGCTTGTACACGGGCTATTGGGCCTTTGCGCCCTGGGTCTTGAGCCAAGCCAACAACTGCTGTTTCTGCGGCTCTGAGAGGCGGGCGTTGGCGTGGATAAGCGTATAAGAGGACAAAGGCATTTCCCCTTCTGCCACTAACTCATAGCTTTCATCTAATTTGTGCGCGGCTCTTTTGGCGGTATAGTTTCCCCATTCAGAAAAGTTGAGCTCGTCACGTCCTTCATTTATATGCCGCTTCACCCACCAAGAGACCGGAGCTACGTTGGTGTACCAAGGGTAAGTGGTATGGTTGGAATGGCAATCATAGCAAGAAGCTTTGAGTATATGGGCTACTTCTTGCGGTGGGTTTTTGAGCGTGATAAAATCCTGGGCCGGGTCTGCGGGCGGGTTGGTTTTATCTATCCTGATGAATTGGATAAGGACCAGCAGCCCTACAATAGCCCAGAGAATCTTGGTTTTCGTTTTCATGGAGAAAGACATTAACTAACATTAAGTTAAGGAAAAGCAGCACAAATCTTTCTTAGCCAAAATAGAAGCTGTTAGTTTTAGCCTCTTTTCTGGAAAGGAGGCTAAAAACGACGGTGGCGCTGTTTTTAATTCATCTCTTAGAATGGATAGCCAATGGCTAGGTTCAAGACACCGTTCCCAAACAAGCCGCCGCTGGTTGGGCGTTTGGTGTTGATGTAGTTGGGGTCGCGTAGGGGGTAGGCTAGGTCCAGGCGTATCACAAAGAACTGCACGTCTATGCGCATGCCGGCGCCGGCGCCTATGGCCAGCTGGCTCATGAAGTTGCCGCCAAACTCTCCGCCGGGGCGGTCCGGGTCCTCGTCATACAACCACACGTTCCCGGCGTCCAAAAACACTGCGCCTTTTAAGTACGGGTCCATGAGCGGAAACCGGAACTCAGCATTGCCCTCCAACCTAATGTCACCGGTCTGGTCAAAGAAGGAAAAAGTGCGGCTGGGGTCTTCTGGATTGATGTCCTTGCTGGGGTCAAAAACACCGGGGCCAATGCTGCGGGCCGGGAACGCCCTGATGCTGTTAGGGCCGCCAATGCCGTATTGTTTAATGTACGGCAGCACCTTAGAGTTACCATAAGGAATCCCCACACCACCCAATAAGCGCGTAGCCAACACCAGCTTGTCTGTGATGTTAAAGTAATAGCGCGTCTCTAAATCTGTTTTAACATACTGAGAGATGGCTTGCCCGCCCAGCGTGTTAGGGAATTCTGGGTCTGCCGGGCGTTTGTTCTTGGCCCTAAAGAAGAGTCCCCACAAACCACCAGACAAGTCTAAGCCCGGGCTGATGTAGAACTGGTGGGTTCGGTTGGCAATACCTTGGGTGTTGAACACCAAGCGGTAGTTACCGCCCAAGATGAACTGCTGTTCAAAGGAGCGGGCCAGGAACGGTCGGTTTCTGAGGATTTCGGCGAAGGCCTCACTGGTGTCTGCCAACTGGGCAAACTGCACCTGTATGGGGTTGATGACAAACTCGGTGGTGGCAAATTGCTTCCAGGTGTAGCCGTACTCAAAATTGAAGGAGTTCTGCTGGAAGAAATCGCGCCGGTCAATGTACCGGAACCCCAGCCTGAAACTGGTTCTGGGCTGGTACATACTGGAGGAAATCCTAATGCCAAACGGCGAGATGATCCTGGGAATATGCAACTCAGTATCAGCACCAATCTCATAGGACGTCAAGCCCGTCCGGGACGTGTCTCCACTAATTTGTGACTCAAAAGAGCCCACCAGGTTCAACAATAACAGCTCGGCACCCTTAAACGCGTTGCGGTTCCTGAAGCTGACGGTAATGCCCGGCCCGGCAAAGCCGTTGGATTTTTGCACCGTCTGCACCTCTGCCCTGATGGATTTCTTTTTGGCTTGGGTTAACAGGATAGAGGCGTTCAGTAAGCCGCCGCGACCTACAGAATCACGTGGGTCAAAACGTACCTCGGTGAACTTGAACGTGCCCAGGTCCATGAGGCGGTTAATGGTCTGCAAGTGCTTTTTGCGGCTATACAGTTCTCCGTTTTTGATGAAAACTGCATTGAGAATGGAACGGGCCGTGAACGTCTCCTCATCTGGATAATATTTGTACTCCTGGTACTGGACCGGCTTTTCCATTCTAAGCGTGTCGCCCAGGGAGTAATCTGAATACACCGAAACAGACTGGTAGCGGTAGGGAATGAGGGCTTTGGTAGGCGCCGTTTCCTTTACGCGCAGGTAGATGTTAACCTTGTTGTTGAGGGTGCTGTCTACGTGGAAGATGAGGTAGTCTTCGTCAAAAAAGAAAAAGCCCTCTTCTTTCATGATGCCGTCAATGCGCAGGCGCTCGGCAATCATGTTCTGCAGGTCATAGGGTTCTCCGGGTTTCAGCAGGCTTTGCGGCTCAGTTTTCCGGATGGCTATGGCCAGGCTGTCAGTGCCCTGCGGGAACTGAATCTTCTCTATTAGATACTGCTTAACTACCGTGGCCGTGTAGTTGACGCTGGCCATTTTACGCTTGCTGGTGCTGTCT contains the following coding sequences:
- a CDS encoding heme-binding domain-containing protein, encoding MKTKTKILWAIVGLLVLIQFIRIDKTNPPADPAQDFITLKNPPQEVAHILKASCYDCHSNHTTYPWYTNVAPVSWWVKRHINEGRDELNFSEWGNYTAKRAAHKLDESYELVAEGEMPLSSYTLIHANARLSEPQKQQLLAWLKTQGAKAQ
- a CDS encoding BamA/TamA family outer membrane protein codes for the protein MIAPLPKSSASSLVVGMLLFLLTFASGCSSTKSVPKGDYLYIGGNITVKSDNPDTKTKDLEGELAAAIRPQPNSSFFGLRPKLWIYNAFGGNKENKGIAKWIKTRLGEPPVLLSEADPTKVQGQMTNRLYNKGYFRPSLEYQVDSTSKRKMASVNYTATVVKQYLIEKIQFPQGTDSLAIAIRKTEPQSLLKPGEPYDLQNMIAERLRIDGIMKEEGFFFFDEDYLIFHVDSTLNNKVNIYLRVKETAPTKALIPYRYQSVSVYSDYSLGDTLRMEKPVQYQEYKYYPDEETFTARSILNAVFIKNGELYSRKKHLQTINRLMDLGTFKFTEVRFDPRDSVGRGGLLNASILLTQAKKKSIRAEVQTVQKSNGFAGPGITVSFRNRNAFKGAELLLLNLVGSFESQISGDTSRTGLTSYEIGADTELHIPRIISPFGIRISSSMYQPRTSFRLGFRYIDRRDFFQQNSFNFEYGYTWKQFATTEFVINPIQVQFAQLADTSEAFAEILRNRPFLARSFEQQFILGGNYRLVFNTQGIANRTHQFYISPGLDLSGGLWGLFFRAKNKRPADPEFPNTLGGQAISQYVKTDLETRYYFNITDKLVLATRLLGGVGIPYGNSKVLPYIKQYGIGGPNSIRAFPARSIGPGVFDPSKDINPEDPSRTFSFFDQTGDIRLEGNAEFRFPLMDPYLKGAVFLDAGNVWLYDEDPDRPGGEFGGNFMSQLAIGAGAGMRIDVQFFVIRLDLAYPLRDPNYINTKRPTSGGLFGNGVLNLAIGYPF
- a CDS encoding gliding motility-associated C-terminal domain-containing protein, with protein sequence MQLFSLLSIFNLFWQTLAWAPSPSPTTPPVPFAVQPDAPNTDNRSLEFVENKGQWPKQVQFSAEVPGGRLFLQNTGFVYTLYDAKTLGHGHADKAKKTTKKAPEPLSDEEEQVKGHSYTVTFEGAKTGPQVNGQDPTPGTRNYFTGNDPSRWGKAAQGFRKVDYQNLYQGIDLALYEKGGKLKYDFYLAAGASANKIKMKYSGASQVKLQDGNLVISTTVGDVTEQKPVAYQLVNGQRQDVPCAFVLKENTVSFQFPEGYNQKLPLVIDPVVIFSSFTGSTADNWGFTATYDSQGHMYSGGIAFKTGYPVSPGAFQVNYADSVDIAIIKYNTEVSGPAARLYATYLGGRKADVPHSMVVNANDELLILSSVGSNDFPTSASAFDRSFNGGPRIKPLGSGANPNYQLGSDIAITTLSSNGSTLVASTFLGGTENDGLLNPFGPNGNELVQNYGDQHRGDIITDAEGNVYIASSTFSSDFPARNGFRNQYFGGTNDAVICKLSPNLSQLLWANFYGGEGTDAAYSIQLDKNKNVYVAGGTTSTTLPGTATGLHPTNSGSVDGFVVKIANAGDKILAGTFIGTSSYDQSYFLQLDFEENVYLFGQTAGNYPVTANVYTVPNGKQFIHKLNNNLNTTLLSTVFGTGGALIDISPTAFLVDECERIFICGWGGVTNAGYGNGRTFGLPTTPDAIQPTTDGSDFYLMQLSPNAKDLVYATFYGGIFANEHVDGGTSRFDNRGIVYQAVCGGCGGYSDFPVPPGAHTYSALNKSSNCNNASFKFDFQTSANAGADRQVCSADAPVLLQGLPAGGFWTGPGVSLVAGQYYFTPNINLTGDNILTYTTTIAGTNLCVKTNTMVMKVAASVPHTLDIPSSMCLNGETITLQGSPAGGTFTVDGAVRSTFSPLTAGVGYHIITYTSTGANGFCGTVTRTIQVLPAPIIQLGKDPVICPGSVTPIQLTATPAGGNWTGKYVTPAGVFTPPPAFTGSTQVTYTIQGGCVAAATQKISVSPVPVIQADLANDCQNDPAISGYAPFNAVFANTTTGATTYLWEFGDGGTSTDKLPTHTYLQPGTYTVKLTVFYGNGCQEQRELGKIIVVNGMMPNIFTPNADGVNDTFVQRFSCLPTSLNVYNRWGKQVYENKDYQQNWTGDNLSEGTYFYLLKDTAGNTAKGWVEIVR
- a CDS encoding YfiT family bacillithiol transferase, whose amino-acid sequence is METTTLSLEQLRFPVGRFEYPSVYQTALTQKSIDVIADLPAQLRAAVEGLTDEQLDTPYRPGGWTIRQVVHHLPDSHMNSYTRFRLALTEERPVIKPYDENGWAQLPDAQTAPIQSSLQLLDALHQRWVLLLRSMTFPQWHRTFVHPEGGEMFLFQTVGMYDWHSRHHLAHITTLKTRMGW
- the mutM gene encoding DNA-formamidopyrimidine glycosylase, which translates into the protein MPELPEVETYRRFIEETSLHQSIAEVDVQDPRRQLQVDLDEFRKALIGHAFTGTHRLGKQLFLFTDHGAVVTMHFGMTGDVAYYKDEAETPRFARAVFIFQNGFRFAFIDSRKFGRIGLTSSVEAFQRQKKLGPDALTITAEELAKGLAKKKGVLKSLLLDQRITPGVGNWIADEVLFQAKLHPERRADTLTSEEINRLAAAIRSVLETAVSAEAIYRDFPVHYLIHAREWDERPSGGAQDAHLHCPHCQTKIEKEYVGGRATYFCPRCQQL
- the msrA gene encoding peptide-methionine (S)-S-oxide reductase MsrA, whose product is MRHLFFSLILLLGFTSCAQSQNKKQTSTKKTTASAPINKEGLAVATFAGGCFWCTEESAEKLKGVHEVVSGYTGGTVKNPTYEQVTTGMTGHAEAVQIHYDPKVISYQTLLEAFFAAHDPTTLNRQGPDVGTQYRSAIFYKTPEEKAQIDAYIAKLNSARAFQAPIVTQVEPLKEFYVAEDYHQDFYKTNPDNPYMRAVSKPKLEKFKQKMEGKLKDQE